The Corythoichthys intestinalis isolate RoL2023-P3 chromosome 2, ASM3026506v1, whole genome shotgun sequence DNA segment GAGGCAGAGGATGTttgtgaggagtaatgttctgtcgtgactgtttgcattattttattgcagtgtttttccttcttCCGATGTGTTTCAAGACTTCAGTGACAGTTAGATagttcagatattaagttttgaatgcgaaattaaatgccttttctctcaaatatattgttataatcatttgtttcagatgtattgtaattgttttctggataaaaattaatttggtgttcaaaaagtcttttttcaaacttgagtcttgaaaaagagggggtcgtcttataatcggggtcgtcttatattcgggccaatacggtatatgtgtatattttctttttctgagagttgtccaataatactggctgataaaagcatttaaaataatatcgGAAACTATCGGTatccattttgggtcattttgtaTGCTAGGcttataagtagggttgttccgatcatgttttttttgctcccgattccaatcgttttagtttgagtatctgccgatcccgatatttcccgatccgattgcttttttttgctcccgattcaattccaatcattcccgatcatttttcccgatcatatacattttggcaacgcattaagaaaaaaatgaataaaactcggacgaatatatacattcaacatacagcacataagtactgtatttgtttattatgacaataaatcctcaagatggcctttacattattaacattctttctgtgagagggatccaccgatagaaagacttgtgactttgtatattgtgacaaaatattgccatctagtgtatttgttgcgctttcagtatatgatactgcagccattcaacccaaatgcatgatgggaagtggaaccatgactgtgcgtagtgctaccaattgatatatcttctctgcgttgggaaataacgtaaggtgttaagacaaagatcaattgctaccttgattccccacattgctttttagcctattaaaaaaaggctccaaaggctaccaaaattcactctactcattttacgctgccttttatcgctctatataggtaaaacggcgacattacagattgagcgcgacaatgcgtgagtgggtcgtgcaacgcatgcattaattgcgttaaatattttaacatgatacattatcaaaaaaattaatcactgcCGCTATCGGgacaaatttgataaccctaccttacgcctaaactaaagactctggatgagcgtaacatattatgtctgtaaacttaaatacatttagaaaacgatttaattaaaaaatgtatatatatattgaaaaaatgcatggccgatatttttttgccgatttgaaaatgacgtgatcggatgccgatcgatcgggacatctctacttataaGTACagcgatatgaaaaagtatctgaacattttggaatttctaacaTGCCCGTctaaaatcaccatcagatgtgatctttgtcaaaatcacacagaggaaaaaacagtgtctgatttaactaaaaccacccaaacatttataggtgttcatattttaatgaggatagcatgcaaacaatttcaGAAGGGGGGCAAATAAGAAAGTAAACCCTCTTCCTAGGGAAActtgaagagcaattgaaaccaatttttaccaaacaatttaattcgagtgtgtgcccaattactgatgagtggtttaaagctgctctgctcaccataaaacacacaactggtaagaattgtcttgatgagaacatTGTCTGAtgcgcatcatggctcggtcaaaggagctgtctgaagacctgcaatcaaggattgttgagctGTATAAAGCGGGGAAAGGAtagaaaaccatctctaaaagtctggatgttcatcaatcggcagTCAGAGAAGTAGTCTACATATGGAGAGAGTTTAGCACTGTTGCTTTTTTCCCAAGgattggccatccaccaaagatgacggcaagagttcagcgcagaatactcagaaaggtaaaaaagaaccctagagtgtctgctaaagacttacagaaatcactgctacagtccagtatgtacagtatgtgcacacatcaactatatgtaaaactatggccaagaatggtgttcatgggaggactccacggaggaagccactgctgtctaaaaaaaaaacattgctcgtttaatgtttgcaaaaaggcacttggacactccacagaagctttggcaaaatattttgtagactgatgaaaccaaaattgaattgtttgggagtaacacacaatgtcatgtgcggaggaaaaatggaacagctcaccaccaacattaacacctcatccccacagtgaagcatggtgggggAGCAtcaggatttggggctgttttgctacctcagggcctggacaacttgcaatcataaagagaagaattaattcaaaagtttctCAATATCTTttgtaggaaaacctgaggccgttcgtcagacagttgaagctaaagcgaggatggatgctgcaacaaaacaatgatctaaaacacggaagtaaatcaacttcaaaactgtttcagaagaacaaaaatgaaaatacatgctctggagtggccatgtcaaagtccagacttgaaccccattgagatgctgtggcatggcctaaaaacagcgattcatgccagacaccccagaaatctgactgaactacagcagttttgtagagaagaatgggccaagattagtcctgatcattgtgccagacttatctgcagctacaagaagggtttggttgaagttattaatgccaaggtggggggggggggggagacaaaatattaaatgtgatggttcacttattttccccatatgaaaagctataaatgttagggtgattttagttagagcagacagttttttcatctatgtgattttgacaaagatcagatcacatttgattgtgattatatgcagaaatatgagaaattccaaaatgttccgatactttttcataccactgtagatgaaGCCCCATGAAGCATCAACACTTTCAGCCAACTGTGCGGGTCCATATGCTGACAGTTCATCATGATTCATTTACTCCATGACGCCATCTAGAGGTCAAAATGTAGAattgcttattttccaccaaagCCCACCAAAAATTATCCTGGGAATTGTGACTCATCGGCATTGTCTGAACTCTGGTCCTGCGATTGCCTGACTggatcagtggcgcctccagaaatttttcataggggtggccagatggggcccactgaaaatcttggggtggccaaaactaaaagccataatttcaggttttcatgatattattgcagtaaaaaggtcgggggaaaactatcagaaagacttaaggacacagctactgatatactttagtgtattgtgtaatatttgatgttactaatgattcaatgtgtatagtccataactgtccagtcaacatgagttccacaacaattctgttttattgtgttatgtatatattaggcatgtgttatgtatatattaggcataaggtgtacatttaactagggctgtcaaatgattaaaatttttaatcgagataatcacagcttaaaaatgaattaatcgcaattcaaaccatttctaaaatatgacatttttctgtaaattattgttggaatggaaagataagacacaagacagatatacacattcaacatactgtacataagtactgtatttgtttattataacaaatccacaagatggcattaacattattaacattctttctgtgaaagggatccacagatagaaagacttgtaattcttaaaggataaatgtgagtttatatattgtgactaaatattgccatctagtgtatttgttgagctttcagtaaatgatactgtagcgatttaactgttctgcccaaatgcatgatgggaagtggtgcaaccatgactgtgcaaatgctatatcttctctacgttgggtacactacagggtgttaagaaagagatcaactcctgtcattcttccccacatcgcttcccacaatatttatagttgctgtgggagagatgacaaagcttttgccaattaaaagcacggcccaatgaatgcttgtatctactccactcacttgacactgcctcttatctctgtatataagtaaaactacgccattgtaggctgtttgcagcAATGCGTGAATGCGTCGTACCGCGAatccgttaattgcgataaatattttcacgtgattaattaaaaataattaattaccgcccgttaacgcgataaatttgacagccctacatttgacaaaataaatgcattcatttgggatgaaatgcataactgatgctacaacaatcaaacgatatactggcaagcggggtggccagtggggtggccaaccaatttataggggtggccgttgccacccctggccaccccctggtggcgccactggacTGGATTTGTAATGCCTTTGCCGCCCACCAGTGGCTCTTTGGGGTAACTAGTCTAAACgtgattttgattaaaaaattcattattggacatcttttttttgttttaattacatGAAATCTCAATTAGCGTTGTTGTCGTCTTGTGTATGTCAGTTTCGACGAGACATGCTGAAAGGCGTCCCGCTGGTGTTACTGTCCATTCCTCCCTTTGCCAACTACCTGGTTTTCTTTTTGATGTGAGTACCCCCAACCTCAAGTGGCTACATTCTTGGCCTTTCCAACTAATGATTGGATCCCCCGCCATCAGGTACTTTTTCCCCCGTCAGGTGCTGATACCTCATTTCTGGACGCCGAGGCAGCAGGTGGAGTTTCGCCAGCTGTACCATTCTCTAAGGGCCCGACACCACTTGCCCGTCCTGCGAGAGCTGCGGCAGGCTAGCGGCAGCATACCTGATACGCACCTCCGCACCTGCCTCGACAACCTGTGCACTCAGGTACTGACGCCAGTAGATGCTTGAAATCTCTGACTCACACACCAAAACCATCATTTCTTCTTccaacatgggaaattttaagAATATTAACACGTTTAGTCTGATTTAACTTCAGAGTTGGGATGTAACGATATAACGATATATATCGTCCAAACTATATAAAAGGTCATATCGTACGGAGCACCGAAAGGCACATCAACATAAATATGATCAAATgtttctggtaaacattagcaatttatagcatttaagctagtggacttttgcaatgcaagttagccaattattgcattgttgcaattggctaacttgtatagcaaaagtccgctagcttaaaagctatataaatctaatgtttacaacaattggctaacttgcatagcaacgtCCGCTTgcataaatgctatataatgctaatatttaccacaattggctaacttgcataggaaAAGTAAGCTAGCTTAAAAGCTATATAAATCTAATGTTTACAATAGGCTAACTtgcctagcaaaagtccgctagcttaaatgctatataacactaatgtttacaacaattggctaacttgcatagcaaaagtctgctagcttaaatgctatatgacgctaatgtttacaacacttggttaacttgcatagcaaaagtctgctagcttaaatgctatataatgctaatgtttacaacaattggctaacttgcatagcaacgtCCGCTTgcataaatgctatataatgctaatatttaccacaattggctaacttgcataggaaACGTAAGCTAGTTTAAAAGCTATATAaatctaatgtttacaacaataggCTAACTtgcctagcaaaagtccgctagcttaaatgctatacaacactaatgtttacaacaattggctaacttgcatagcaacgaCCGCTTgcataaatgctatataatgctaatatttaccacaattggctaacttgcataggaaaagtaagctagcttaaatgctatataatgctaagctttacaacaattggataacttgcaaagtccactagcttaaatgctatataatgctaacgttcacaacaattggctaagtggtatagcaaaagtctgtgagcttaaatgctgtataatgctaatgtttaccagatagtttctggtgcgcccCAGATcacttgaatttattattattttgtcgaCGGCTCTTTAGGAGCTCCTCAAATGACAAACAAAGCTAAACAATATGTTAAgacgaaaaaaattaaatttttaaaacttcATCATACATATTTGTTGCAGGTGCAAAAAGGAACCAACCCCAAAGTGTCGCAAATCCTTGCAGTGCGCAGTTTGTTTTCTGGCGTACCTCTGGGCATCGGCAAACTAAGCGTgcaacaaatggtgagtcaaacaAACCCCCACATGCCTTTGGCTAGTGTTGTTTTCATTAACAAtgacgacaacgaaaatatttcgtcaacaaacactttttcatgacgatgacgagatgaTAACTAGTGTTTTGGGTGACTAAAATGACGAGAAACATGCCaggtttcatctgacgagacgaaaatgtgccaGTTTccttcacatgttcacaatgtgtgacattttatgtgtagttagcttgGATTTTAGCAGTGTCCGGTGGTGTCACTCGTGACgtggtgccatttttttttttttttccaaagagaaACCTAAGCCCCCTGCTCTTCTTGACGCCTCGCCTCCCCGGCTTTCTGATTGGCCGACGCCTGACCAATCACGCCTTGGAACTCTTACAGATGGACCGAGCCCTCAGCAAGCTGGGCCCGCAGCAGCTTAGCGACTCGGAATTGAGACAGGTGCGACCTTTGGCGCCGTGAGGCGATGGCGGCGACTGAATGCCTGCGTTCTTTTTCAGGCTTGCTACATGAGGGGAGTCAACTCGGACCGACTCGCCGTCAACCAGTGCCGAGAGTGGTTGGACCAGTGGCTGCGGGTGTCGTGCACACTCAAAGGTATTTTAGAATTAGAAGACACAATTCCTATTACAATGGGGATTCTTAGCCatctgtcccattcattttttccttcactccaatccattttgtctgGTGGCTCTTATTTGTAGTCgaatgtgatttttgaccaaaaacttttgATATTCAATCGGGACCCGCGAACTCCATTGGCAGCCATGCCATTAGTAACCAAtagagtaccgtattggcccgaatataagacggtgttttttttgcattgaaataagactgaaaaagcgggggtcgtcttatattcgcggtctaaacattatacccattcacgacgctagatggcgccagatatcattgaagcaatgttctgtcatgacagatctcagctactctcaagtttaaccagtttgcattattttattgcactgTTTTTCTTATTCAGACTTATTCAGAagattacagttagacttcactttgatggttaatgcagttattgcaattttgttgttttatcacaatagattggtttatttacatttcaaaaaccagaagccatttaccaatgtgattacactttagtttacatacgtaaatgttcagatgttaaatttgaatgaggcaaaataacatgctttttctctcaaatatgttgttataatcctttgtttcagatgtactgtaattattttctgtataaaaactgatttggtgttcaaaaagtcttttttcaaacttgagtcttgaaaaacaggGGGGTCgtctcgtcttataatcagggccgtcttgtattcgagccaatacggtaGATGCCATGTACCTTCATGAcccaaatgcccaaaaatcaacaagaagtgacacgacagcaacagaaagtg contains these protein-coding regions:
- the letmd1 gene encoding LETM1 domain-containing protein 1, with translation MALSCSRLSNNLSLMRLLWLRSHRIANGLYTPCVCQQSRYYSSSQVRRGIGRYVTSSLRWVNSKYEGFLKRRFPRFYLLYHTFVEGFKLLFRDAKDVSRIKTKMASGGIAYQDLSYREMEKLRQFRRDMLKGVPLVLLSIPPFANYLVFFLMYFFPRQVLIPHFWTPRQQVEFRQLYHSLRARHHLPVLRELRQASGSIPDTHLRTCLDNLCTQVQKGTNPKVSQILAVRSLFSGVPLGIGKLSVQQMRNLSPLLFLTPRLPGFLIGRRLTNHALELLQMDRALSKLGPQQLSDSELRQACYMRGVNSDRLAVNQCREWLDQWLRVSCTLKDSDVSLLLHCLVFLSADSPNNTSPP